One Ilumatobacter coccineus YM16-304 genomic window, ACACCTCAGCGCTCGATTCGTGCGCGGTCGACTGGCTCGACGACGACGTGATGATCGGCGTGTTCGCCACCGGTGAGGGCGCGATCGAGATCGACGTCGACGACCTCCAAGAACGCTTCGAGTACCTGCTGCCGACCATCGTCGAACGACTCGGCGACGACTGAGACCCGGCGACCGAGACCGGCGGCTGAGACCCGTCGACCTGGGCCCGACTACTGGTTGTCGATGGCCTCGCGGATGGCCCCGGCGACCTGATCGGCCGTTGCTCCGGGGGTGAGGATCTTCGCCACGCCCAGCTTCATCAGTTCGTCGACGTCCTGGTCGGGGACGATGCCGCCCACGATGACCGGGATGTCGACGCCACGCTCGCGCACCTTCTCGACCACCAGCGGAGCCAAGGTCATGTGCGCCCCCGACAGCATCGACAGACCGATCGCGTCGACGTCTTCGTCGACCGCGGCCGCAGCCACCGTGTCGGGGGTCTGGAACAGACCCGTGTAGATCACTTCGAAGCCCGCGTCACGCAGAATGCGCGCGACGACCTTCACACCGCGGTCGTGCCCATCGAGCCCGACCTTTGCCACCAGAACGCGTTCGCCTGCCATGAGAGTTCCTTACTTCGAGTAGTCGTAGAAGCCGCGGCCGGTCTTGCGACCCAGCAGACCCGCCTCGACCATGCGAGAGAGCATGGCGGGGGCTGCGTACAGCGGCTCCTTGAATTCTTCGTACATCGACTCGGCGACCGCAGCGGTCGTGTCGAGGCCGATGAGATCTGCGAGGGCGAGCGGCCCCATCGGGTGGTTACACCCTTCGACCATGCCGTGGTCGATGTCTTCGGCCGTGGCGAACCCCGACTCCATCATCCGGATCGCGGAGAGGATGTACGGGATCAGCAGCGCGTTGACCACGAACCCGGCGCGGTCCTTGCTGCGGATGACGATCTTGCCGAGGATGTCGTCGGCGAAGCGCTCCGACCGCTCGATGGTCTGCTTCGAGGTCATCAGGCTCGTGACGAGTTCGACGAGCTTGAGCACCGGTACCGGGTTGAAGAAGTGGATGCCCACGACGTTCTCGGGGCGCTCGGTCGCCATGCCGAGCTTCATGATCGGGATCGAGCTGGTGTTGCTGGCGAGGATCGCGTCGTCGGCTTCGACGACCTTGTCGAGCGTCGAGAACACCTGGGTCTTGAGCGCTTCGTCTTCGATAACCGCTTCGATCACCATGCGGCGATCGGCCATGTCGGCGAGATCGGTCGTGAAGGTGAGGTTGGCGATCGTGGCATCACGCTCTTCCTCGGTCATCTTGTTGCGGGCGACGGCCTTGTCGAACGACGAGATCATCCGGTTGCGGCCACGCTCGGCCGTCGCTGCGTCGATCTCGTGGACGACCACGTCCATGCCCGCACGGGCCGACACCTCGGCGATGCCGGCGCCCATCTGTCCACATCCGATCACGCCCACGCGGGCGATGCTCTTGATGGCTTGTTCTTTCGCGTCTGTGCTGGTCACGTCAGGGAGGCTACGAGCACAGTCAGGCGGCGCGGGTGATCGACACGTTCAGTCCGGTCAAACCGCGCAACATGAAGCTCGGGAAGTACATGAACTCGTTGTCGTCGGCCAGGGTGATCGACTCCAAGCGGCGGCCGAGCTGCTCGAACACGATCGTCATCTCGAGACGGCTCAACGGGGCACCGAGACAGAAGTGGATGCCCTTGCCGAACGCCAGGTGCTTCTTCATGAGGCCCTCGCGGTCGGGATCGAACGCGTCGGGATCGGGGAACACCTCGGGGTCGCGGTTGGCCGCGGCGAACATCACGACGAGGCGTGCGCCCTTCGGCACCGGCACACCGTCGATCTCGGTGTCGGCCGTGACCACACGAAACATGCCTTGGGTGGGCGTCGACAGGCGCAGCACCTCCTCGACCACGGTCGGGGCGTAGCCCGCCGGATCGGCACGGAGCTTCGCCCACGTGTCGGGGTGCTCGGCCAGCAGCCGCACGCCTTCGGTGAGCGCCTTCGTGGTGGTCTCGTTGCCGGCAACGAGCAGCTGCGACACGATCGACAACATCTCCGACATCGTCAGCTCGCGCTTGCCCTCGTCGTCGACGTCGAGCCCCTTCTCGGCGTCGCCAGGGTCGGCTTCGATACGAGACTGCACCAGGTCGCTCATGAGGTCGCCGATCGGCTCGACGCGGCGCCGTTCGAGCTGCTCGGCGAAGTAGTGCTGGAACTCGACGGTGCCGCGCAGCGCTTCGAGACGGCGCTCGTCGCTCGGGTTCGACCCGATCGGGGCGATGAAGTCGTCGCTCCAACGCTTGAAGTCGGCCATCATGTCGACCGGCACGTTGAGCACCGTGGCGATCGCTTCGATCGGCACCGGGACGTTGAGCTGGGTGACCGCGTCGAACACCTCACCGTCGGCGGGCAGCTCGTCGATGAGCCGGTTGACGATCTCGGTCACCGGTTCGCGCAGCGTCGCCATCGTCTTGGGTGTGAAGTAGGTGGCGACCGTGCCACGGAACCGCGTGTGGTGCGGTGGATCGATCGTGAGCATCGTCGGCACCGGCGGCCACCCCTCGGCCATGATCTCCTTCATCTTCTCGACCAGTTCTTTGTCGGGCGACATGCCGGCGGTCGAGAAGTTGGACGAGAAGGTCGCGGTGTCGCGAAGGATCGGCACGACGAGGTCGTGGCGCGTGACCATGTAGATGTCGGTGCCGGGAACCTGGAACACGGGGGTGGTCTCCCGCATCTTGGCGTAGTACTGGTGCGGACACTGCTGCGTTGCTGGGTCGAACGGGTTGAAACCCTCCAGCGACACGTCTTCGGCGACATTCTCGACATCGGTCATGGGGCGATTCTCCCAATCCCACGCTCTCCGCAGCGAGGCGGACGACGTGAGACACTCGTTACATGCAGCTCTCGCGACGACGCTTCCTCGCACTCTCGGCATCGATCGGCCTCGGCGCCTGCGCGAGCAGCGACGGCGACGAGGCCGCCAGCCCCTCGGCGTCGACCGAACCGTCCGGTTCCTCGACGACGGCATCGCCCACGACCGCTCCCCCGGCCACCTCCACGACGACCACCGATGCGCCGGCAGCCACCACCACCACGGAGCCCGAGCCCGACGGCATCCATCTCGACGTCGATCCCTTCACCTTCGGTGTCGCGTCGGGAGACCCGGATGCGACGTCGGTCGTCATCTGGACCCGGCTCGACGGCGACCTCCCGGCCGACGGAATCGACGTCGCGTGGGCGTATGCACCCGACTCGGGGTCGGGTGCCATCGAGGGCGTCGTGCGCACCGATGCGTCGCTCGGCGGATCGGTGCACGTGATCGTCGAGACCGACAGCCCTGGGATCTTCAAGTTCAGTGCGGGCGGCTGGAAGTCCCCGGCGGGAACCACGGCGCCCATCGACCCGACGACCTCCGAGTTCCGCATCGCTGCGGCATCGTGCCAGAACTACGAGTCGGGTTTCTACGCCGCTCACCGCGACATCGCCGAGTGGCGACCCGACCTCGTCGTGTTCCTCGGCGACTTCATCTACGAAGGGTTCTCGCCGGCGTTGAGCGACACCATCGTGCGACTCCACGATCCGTTCGAACCCGTCGACCTCGACGGGTACCGCGCCAGATACGCCCAGTACCTCCGCGACCCACAACTGCAGGCGTCACGTGCTGCGGCACCGTGGCTCGCCATCTGGGACGACCACGAGGTCGAGAACAACTATGCCGGTCTGGTGTCGGAAGACGACGCCGATCCCGCCGAGTTCGCCGTGCGACGCTCGCAGGCCTACCAGGCCTGGTGGGAGAACACGCCGACCCGTCTGCCGCCGCCCGACCTCGCCGACCCGACCACGCCGTATCCCATCCACCGGGGCCTCGACGTCGGTGAACTGCTCCGCATTTCGGCGCTCGACGGACGCCAGTTCCGTGACGACCAGTTGAGCGACGTCATCCTCGATCCGGGTCCACCGGTCGACGGTTGGGACGACCCCGGCCGCTCGATGCTCGGCGCCGAACAGGAAGCATGGGCGATCGAACGATTCGCCACCAGCGAGGCGACGTGGAACTGTCTGGCCCAGCAGACCGTGTTCGGCGACACGCGCCTCGGCGACGTCGGCGCGATCCTCAACTACGACCAGTGGGACGGCTACGCAGCGGCGCGCGACCGACTGCTCGCCGCAGCCCCATCGAACTTCGTCACGATCACGGGCGACATCCACCTCGCCGGCGTCGGTGAGATCTTCGACGCCGCCGGGACGCACGGCATCGAGTTCGTCACGACGGGCATCTCGTCGGGGCAGAACGTCGACCCGGCGCTCGTGGACGTGGTGAAGAGCATCCCGGCGATCGTCGACGCCGAACTCGAGTTCCGCGGCTACACCCGCCACACGATCAGCCCCACCACGTGGCGAGCGGAGTACCGCCAGGTCGTCGAGATCGGCGACCCCGACAGCGACGTGCGCACCTGGAAGACCTTCGAGGTCCCCGCCGGCTCCCCCACGGTCACCGAAGCCGACGTCTGAGCGAAACCTCACCGCGGCGAAAACCAGAACCGCCGCCACCCAGTGGGCAGCGGCGGTTCCAGTTCAATCGGATTCAGTCAGCCAAACCAGAGCCCGTCCCGCCATCGAAGCGAGACCAGCACCCGGCCCGGAATCCTCGTCATTCACACTGATTCGGGATCACGGTTTTCCGGAGGCAAGGCGCGTGGCGAGGACGTGTACTTGGGCGTACATGACGAGCTCACGGAACGCAGCCTCCGGGAAAGCTGGCCCGAATCGGTCAGAGCTGGAGGGACTTGGTTTGGAGGAACTCGTCGATGCCGTAGACGCCGTTCTCGCGGCCGTAACCCGACTGCTTGTAGCCGCCGAACGGGGCGGCGATGTTGAAGCTGCCGCCGTTGACGTCGACCGCGCCGGTGCGCATCCGGCGAGCGACGGCCATGGCACGGTCCTTGTCGCCCGACCACACACCGCCCGACAGGCCGTAGAGGCTGTCGTTTGCAATGCGCACGGCGTCGTCATCGTCGTCGTAGCCGATGATCGACAGCACCGGGCCGAAGATCTCCTCCTGGGCGACGGTCATGTCGTTGGTGACGTTGGCGAGCACGGTCGGCTTCACGAAGTAGCCGGTCTCCTTGCCCTCGGGCTTGCCGAGGCCACCGGCCGCGACGACCGCGCCTTCGTCGACACCCTGCTGGATGTAGCTCTGCACACGGTCCCACTGGGCCTGGCTGATGAGCGGGCCGAGGTGCATGCCCTCCTTGGTCGGGTCGTCGACCTGCATGCCCTCCGCTGCGGCGGCAGCGATCTGCACCGCTTCGTCGTAGCGGCTGTTGGGGACGAGCATGCGGGTGTGCGCCGTGCAGGTCTGGCCCGAGTTGAGGTAGCAGGCGAAGATGCCCTTGGGGATCACGGCTTCGAAGTCGGCGTCGTCGAGGATGATGTTGGCCGACTTGCCACCGAGTTCGAGCGACACGCGCTTGACGGTCTGCGAGGCGACTTCGGCCACGCGCTTGCCGGCGCGGGTCGAGCCGGTGAAGCTCACCATGTCGACGTCGGGGTGCGCAGCGATCGCTTCACCGACGACCTGACCGGTACCGGTGACGAGGTTGAACACGCCCGACGGGAAACCGACCTCGTGGATGATCTCGGCGAGGATGAACGCGTTGAGCGGCGCCACTTCCGACGGCTTGAGCACGACGGTGCAACCGGCTGCGAACGCACCGCCGACCTTGCAGATGATCTGGTGCAGCGGGTAGTTCCACGGCGTGATCGCGCCGACGACACCGACCGGCTCCTTCACGACGAGGCTGTTGCCGATCTCCTCTTCGAACTCGAACGTGTCGAGCAGCGTGGCGAAGGTCTGCATGTTGCCGGCGGGCAACCCGGCCTGGATCATCGTCGACCAGGTGATCGGCATGCCGACCTCACCCGAGATGGTCTGCGCGATCTCGGCCGAACGAGCCTGGAGCGCCTCGTTCAGGCGGACGAGGTACTTCTGGCGTTCTTCGACCGGGGTCTGTGACCACGAGTCGAACGCAGCCTTCGCCGCGGCGACAGCTTTGTCGACGTCGCTCGCCGTGCCATCGGGAATCGATCCCATGACTTCTTCGGTTCCGGCGTTGACGACCTCGATCGAGCCGCTTCCGTCAGAGGCGACCCAAGCGCCGTCGATGTAGATGTTGGTGTAGTCACGCATCGCGCCAGTCTGACAGAGCCCCTGCCCAGACCCCGCACTCAGACGCCATCGCAGGCGCCGCGGACACCCGCCGGCCACCACCTTTCGTCGCGCTCGGCACCAGGGAGCGGTTCGCGTCGGTCCGACTCGCCGCCGCCGACCCGCCGATGGGTACGTTCGGCTCATGGCAGATCGATACGCAGACAAGGTGGCCGTCATCACGGGCGGAGCAAGCGGACTCGGCGAGGCGACCACTCGTCTCCTCGTCCAGGAGGGCGGCCGCGTGGTGATCGCCGACTACGGCACCGAGCGCGGTGAAGCGCTGGCCGCCGAGCTCGGCGACGCCGTCGTGTTCGCCCAATGCGATGTCACCGACGAAGCACAGGTCGCCGCCGCGTTCGACCTCGGTGTCTCCACGTTCGGTCGGATGGACGGCGCGTTCGCCAACGCCGGCATCGTCGGCGCCGCCGGTCCGATCGAGAGCACGCCGATGGACGACTTCGACAAGACGATGGCCGTGCTGGTGCGCGGCGTCTTCGCCACCACGAAGCACGCGGCGCGCACGATGATCGCCGCCGGCAACGGTGGCTCGATCGCCATGACCTCGTCGGTCGCCGGAGTGCAGGGTGGCCTCGGACCGCACGCCTACGCCATGGCGAAGGCCGGTGTGATCGGCCTCGCCCGCTCCGCCGCCGCCGAACTGCAGGCCAACGAGATCCGCGTCAACGCCATCGCCCCCGGGTCGATCCCGACCGCCATGACCGCGCACGTCACCACCGGTGACCCCGACGACGTCGCCGCCATCGAGAACCGCCTCGACAAGGCCCCGCTCCTCGGCCGACGCAGCACCCCCTACGACATCGCCGAAGCGGTGCTGTTCTTCTTCTCCGAGGCGGGCAGCTGGATCACCGGACAGACGCTCGTGGTCGACGGCGGACAGACCGCCGCACCGGCCATGGCCGCCACCTGGTCCTCCAACCGCATGGTCGTCGCCCGCTGAGACCGGCCAGCTTCGCCGGGGGCTGCGTTCCGTGAGCTCGTTGTGTACGTCCAGTACACGGCCTCGCCACGCGCCTTGCCCCCGACGAACCATGATCCGGTCTCAGAGAGCCAGACTCCGGAGCCGGTGGCGACCGACTCTCAACGGCGGCATCCCTCGTCGTCTCGCGCCTTGACCTCGACCACCAGCGACACCAAACTGCAAGCTGAACTCGCCGGGGCCGGTGGTGGTTGGTTCTTGGCGGCGGGGTCGCCTCGCTACTGGGCGATGAAGGCTTCGGCTCGGTCGATGCTGACGACGATGCGGTCGAACAGGGCCGGCATGTCGACGCCGTCGGTCGACTTCATGCCCAACTTGTAGCGGGCGTACACGCCGTGGATGATGCACGCCGTCTTGAACGAGTTGAACGCCCGGTAGTACCCGAGGTTCGACATGTCGGCACCGGTGCGGTCGGCGTAGTAGCCGACCAGGTCGTGACGAGACGCGAAGCCCGGCAGCGTGGTCGGCGCCGTGGCCGCCGCGAGCGGACCATCCGACGACTCGGCCCACGCATTGAGCGCGTAGGCGAAGTCGGCCAGCGGATCGCCGAGCGTGCCGATCTCCCAGTCGAGCACCGCGGCGATCACGCCGGAGTCGTCGACCATCACGTTGTGCACGCCGTAGTCGCCGTGGACCACGCGGGCCGGGCCCTGCTCGGGCAGGTTGGCGACGAGGTGATCGTGCAGCGCATGCAATCGCGGCGAGTCGTACTCCGCAGCCTCCGCCGAAGCGGTCCACGACCCGTACCACGTCTTGATC contains:
- a CDS encoding cobalamin B12-binding domain-containing protein; its protein translation is MAGERVLVAKVGLDGHDRGVKVVARILRDAGFEVIYTGLFQTPDTVAAAAVDEDVDAIGLSMLSGAHMTLAPLVVEKVRERGVDIPVIVGGIVPDQDVDELMKLGVAKILTPGATADQVAGAIREAIDNQ
- a CDS encoding 3-hydroxybutyryl-CoA dehydrogenase codes for the protein MTSTDAKEQAIKSIARVGVIGCGQMGAGIAEVSARAGMDVVVHEIDAATAERGRNRMISSFDKAVARNKMTEEERDATIANLTFTTDLADMADRRMVIEAVIEDEALKTQVFSTLDKVVEADDAILASNTSSIPIMKLGMATERPENVVGIHFFNPVPVLKLVELVTSLMTSKQTIERSERFADDILGKIVIRSKDRAGFVVNALLIPYILSAIRMMESGFATAEDIDHGMVEGCNHPMGPLALADLIGLDTTAAVAESMYEEFKEPLYAAPAMLSRMVEAGLLGRKTGRGFYDYSK
- a CDS encoding cytochrome P450 — its product is MTDVENVAEDVSLEGFNPFDPATQQCPHQYYAKMRETTPVFQVPGTDIYMVTRHDLVVPILRDTATFSSNFSTAGMSPDKELVEKMKEIMAEGWPPVPTMLTIDPPHHTRFRGTVATYFTPKTMATLREPVTEIVNRLIDELPADGEVFDAVTQLNVPVPIEAIATVLNVPVDMMADFKRWSDDFIAPIGSNPSDERRLEALRGTVEFQHYFAEQLERRRVEPIGDLMSDLVQSRIEADPGDAEKGLDVDDEGKRELTMSEMLSIVSQLLVAGNETTTKALTEGVRLLAEHPDTWAKLRADPAGYAPTVVEEVLRLSTPTQGMFRVVTADTEIDGVPVPKGARLVVMFAAANRDPEVFPDPDAFDPDREGLMKKHLAFGKGIHFCLGAPLSRLEMTIVFEQLGRRLESITLADDNEFMYFPSFMLRGLTGLNVSITRAA
- a CDS encoding alkaline phosphatase D family protein; amino-acid sequence: MQLSRRRFLALSASIGLGACASSDGDEAASPSASTEPSGSSTTASPTTAPPATSTTTTDAPAATTTTEPEPDGIHLDVDPFTFGVASGDPDATSVVIWTRLDGDLPADGIDVAWAYAPDSGSGAIEGVVRTDASLGGSVHVIVETDSPGIFKFSAGGWKSPAGTTAPIDPTTSEFRIAAASCQNYESGFYAAHRDIAEWRPDLVVFLGDFIYEGFSPALSDTIVRLHDPFEPVDLDGYRARYAQYLRDPQLQASRAAAPWLAIWDDHEVENNYAGLVSEDDADPAEFAVRRSQAYQAWWENTPTRLPPPDLADPTTPYPIHRGLDVGELLRISALDGRQFRDDQLSDVILDPGPPVDGWDDPGRSMLGAEQEAWAIERFATSEATWNCLAQQTVFGDTRLGDVGAILNYDQWDGYAAARDRLLAAAPSNFVTITGDIHLAGVGEIFDAAGTHGIEFVTTGISSGQNVDPALVDVVKSIPAIVDAELEFRGYTRHTISPTTWRAEYRQVVEIGDPDSDVRTWKTFEVPAGSPTVTEADV
- a CDS encoding aldehyde dehydrogenase family protein, with amino-acid sequence MRDYTNIYIDGAWVASDGSGSIEVVNAGTEEVMGSIPDGTASDVDKAVAAAKAAFDSWSQTPVEERQKYLVRLNEALQARSAEIAQTISGEVGMPITWSTMIQAGLPAGNMQTFATLLDTFEFEEEIGNSLVVKEPVGVVGAITPWNYPLHQIICKVGGAFAAGCTVVLKPSEVAPLNAFILAEIIHEVGFPSGVFNLVTGTGQVVGEAIAAHPDVDMVSFTGSTRAGKRVAEVASQTVKRVSLELGGKSANIILDDADFEAVIPKGIFACYLNSGQTCTAHTRMLVPNSRYDEAVQIAAAAAEGMQVDDPTKEGMHLGPLISQAQWDRVQSYIQQGVDEGAVVAAGGLGKPEGKETGYFVKPTVLANVTNDMTVAQEEIFGPVLSIIGYDDDDDAVRIANDSLYGLSGGVWSGDKDRAMAVARRMRTGAVDVNGGSFNIAAPFGGYKQSGYGRENGVYGIDEFLQTKSLQL
- a CDS encoding SDR family NAD(P)-dependent oxidoreductase, producing MADRYADKVAVITGGASGLGEATTRLLVQEGGRVVIADYGTERGEALAAELGDAVVFAQCDVTDEAQVAAAFDLGVSTFGRMDGAFANAGIVGAAGPIESTPMDDFDKTMAVLVRGVFATTKHAARTMIAAGNGGSIAMTSSVAGVQGGLGPHAYAMAKAGVIGLARSAAAELQANEIRVNAIAPGSIPTAMTAHVTTGDPDDVAAIENRLDKAPLLGRRSTPYDIAEAVLFFFSEAGSWITGQTLVVDGGQTAAPAMAATWSSNRMVVAR
- a CDS encoding phosphotransferase family protein, which encodes MSEQTVVGFDVPLVEAWMAEHTRLEPPCQWVRLEGGHSNLTYELTDSAGEHAVIRRPPQGELLPKAHDMWREFRIIDALYPVGVPVPEPIGYCDDRDVCDKHFYVMGKVAGEALYTAELTAPRLDEEARSRVGESFMSVLAHLHSVVPADVGLDDLGRHDGYVARQIKTWYGSWTASAEAAEYDSPRLHALHDHLVANLPEQGPARVVHGDYGVHNVMVDDSGVIAAVLDWEIGTLGDPLADFAYALNAWAESSDGPLAAATAPTTLPGFASRHDLVGYYADRTGADMSNLGYYRAFNSFKTACIIHGVYARYKLGMKSTDGVDMPALFDRIVVSIDRAEAFIAQ